The following are encoded together in the Pedobacter steynii genome:
- a CDS encoding MotA/TolQ/ExbB proton channel family protein: MIALIQGANDSLKQLVDTANNATQAVTAAPPELHFIDLLLKGGWVMIPLAFLAFLGLVIFVERYLTIRKASKTESNLMLQIKQYIHDGRLDNAIALCKNNNSPLARMLEKGLKRIGRPIKDIEAAIENNGKLEVSKLEKNIGILGIIAGIAPMLGFVGTIIGVITIFHDVSIKGAIEIGTISGGLYTKMITSATGLIIGIIAYVLYHILNMMVERIILRMETDAIEFIDLLEEPGK, encoded by the coding sequence ATGATCGCATTAATACAGGGTGCTAATGATAGCCTGAAACAACTTGTTGATACCGCTAATAACGCTACTCAAGCCGTAACTGCAGCACCTCCGGAACTACACTTTATCGACCTCCTGCTAAAGGGTGGATGGGTAATGATTCCCCTGGCTTTCCTTGCTTTTTTAGGATTAGTCATTTTTGTGGAAAGATACCTCACCATCAGGAAAGCTTCCAAAACGGAATCAAACCTGATGCTTCAGATTAAACAATACATTCATGATGGCAGGTTAGACAATGCGATTGCATTATGTAAGAACAACAACTCTCCTTTAGCCAGGATGTTGGAAAAAGGACTAAAACGTATTGGCCGTCCGATTAAAGACATTGAAGCGGCAATTGAGAACAATGGAAAACTGGAAGTATCCAAGCTGGAAAAAAACATTGGTATACTTGGAATTATTGCCGGTATTGCGCCAATGCTTGGTTTCGTTGGTACCATTATTGGGGTAATTACCATCTTTCATGATGTATCCATCAAAGGAGCAATTGAGATCGGAACCATTTCCGGAGGTTTATATACTAAAATGATTACTTCCGCTACCGGTCTGATCATCGGTATTATTGCTTATGTACTATATCATATATTGAATATGATGGTAGAGCGCATCATACTAAGAATGGAAACGGATGCTATTGAGTTTATTGATCTATTAGAGGAGCCAGGCAAATAA
- a CDS encoding ExbD/TolR family protein, whose amino-acid sequence MNLRKRNKGTVEVHTSALNDIMFFLLLFFLLASAVVNPQVVKLLLPRSESGQQSSAQKTVTVSIDEKLNYFVDKQPTTLENIQAAIETYQKASPDLTIVLYVARGVSIENTMLVFDIANKLKLKVVLAVEPKK is encoded by the coding sequence ATGAATCTACGCAAGAGAAATAAAGGAACAGTAGAGGTTCATACTTCTGCACTGAATGACATCATGTTCTTCCTGCTGCTGTTTTTTCTACTGGCTTCTGCTGTAGTTAACCCGCAGGTAGTAAAGCTGTTGTTGCCAAGATCAGAATCAGGACAACAATCTTCAGCGCAGAAAACCGTTACTGTATCTATAGATGAAAAGCTGAATTATTTTGTAGACAAGCAACCTACAACTCTGGAAAATATCCAGGCGGCAATTGAAACTTATCAAAAGGCATCTCCTGATCTGACTATTGTGCTTTACGTAGCCAGAGGAGTTTCCATCGAAAACACCATGCTTGTCTTTGATATTGCAAACAAGTTAAAACTTAAAGTTGTACTCGCTGTAGAACCTAAGAAATAA
- a CDS encoding tail fiber domain-containing protein encodes MDMLAYLTELIKTRKEVGIPGLGTIYKKKSPGRYDAETHSFLPPSYVLDFSSEVREQALLIDHICKKRNISPDAATYYVDEFSDEIKRQLEEHQEASFYPLGTLYQKSETLSFKPVNDQNFGFDFYGLPPVKEEADLLEEEVEIPHYSPKPVIEAPQLQEEDLVEEVAEQGPGEEQLNLESSNADLRDAEEEIITSGPPVIEEAIVSEKEESLPEEQVVTEELPIEEVYEVEEETQARSVSDEQVVYEEIAEVEFPAKPVEQPVIETVIPTTINDTYAQSNKPVYEPRPVVLPEPAAEREPVADTGFYNSNGEYTEKASTPVYLKILIALLLILIGLAAAYFIRPDLFDPMLKRGQSSTVLPAETGTNEQNLNQTTDSLSQTKGNEIPDSAKKDTAVNTKPVPVKPAGTTGTSTVPVASTETTYEVIGSSVSSQREAERFIANMKSIGVTAKAIPPAPGKKKIKISIATFKDYASADAERPKLEKKLGIKDLYIHTNKPL; translated from the coding sequence ATGGACATGCTAGCGTATCTTACAGAGCTTATTAAAACCCGTAAAGAGGTTGGAATCCCCGGACTTGGAACAATCTATAAAAAGAAATCACCGGGAAGGTATGATGCGGAAACACATTCGTTCCTGCCTCCCAGTTATGTATTGGATTTTAGTTCTGAAGTAAGGGAACAAGCGCTGCTGATTGACCATATCTGTAAAAAAAGAAATATATCCCCGGATGCGGCTACTTATTATGTGGACGAATTTTCGGACGAAATAAAAAGACAATTAGAGGAACACCAGGAGGCCAGTTTTTATCCTCTTGGAACTTTATATCAAAAATCAGAAACGTTAAGCTTTAAACCTGTAAATGATCAAAACTTCGGTTTTGATTTTTACGGTTTACCGCCTGTCAAAGAAGAAGCTGATTTACTGGAAGAGGAAGTAGAAATACCTCATTATTCGCCGAAACCTGTAATCGAAGCGCCTCAACTCCAGGAAGAAGACCTTGTGGAGGAAGTCGCAGAACAGGGACCTGGGGAAGAACAACTGAACCTGGAAAGCAGCAATGCTGACCTTAGGGATGCAGAAGAAGAAATCATCACATCCGGGCCTCCTGTGATTGAAGAGGCCATTGTGTCTGAGAAAGAAGAATCCCTTCCTGAAGAACAAGTAGTCACGGAAGAGCTTCCTATAGAAGAAGTATATGAGGTAGAGGAAGAAACCCAGGCACGCTCCGTATCTGATGAACAAGTCGTTTACGAAGAAATCGCAGAAGTCGAATTCCCCGCTAAACCAGTGGAGCAGCCAGTAATTGAAACGGTAATTCCTACGACCATTAACGATACCTACGCTCAGTCTAACAAGCCCGTTTATGAACCTCGTCCTGTAGTATTACCTGAGCCGGCAGCAGAGAGAGAACCGGTTGCCGATACCGGATTCTACAACTCCAATGGAGAATATACAGAAAAGGCTTCAACACCAGTTTATTTAAAAATCCTGATTGCTTTATTGCTGATTCTTATCGGGCTTGCTGCTGCTTATTTCATACGTCCGGATCTCTTTGATCCCATGCTGAAAAGAGGACAGAGTTCAACAGTCCTCCCTGCAGAAACAGGTACTAACGAACAGAATTTAAATCAAACAACGGATTCCCTTTCGCAGACAAAAGGTAATGAAATACCTGACTCTGCAAAAAAAGATACAGCGGTAAACACGAAACCTGTCCCTGTAAAACCTGCAGGCACAACAGGGACAAGTACCGTACCTGTTGCAAGCACAGAGACAACCTATGAGGTTATTGGTTCCTCAGTATCCAGTCAAAGAGAAGCAGAACGCTTTATCGCCAATATGAAATCTATTGGGGTTACTGCTAAAGCGATCCCTCCTGCCCCGGGAAAAAAGAAAATAAAGATCAGTATTGCAACGTTTAAAGACTATGCATCTGCTGACGCAGAAAGACCTAAGCTGGAAAAAAAACTGGGCATTAAAGATTTATACATACACACAAACAAACCACTATAA
- a CDS encoding energy transducer TonB, whose translation MMYPKEENNYPKAVAISTGIMIFLIALSFFIAIGTFQPPVEAGMGGIVVNYGTSVTGMGTDYTSIEEPSADPNANNKPPDKVVPKEPTKETPTNQNSTKEIVTQSTEEAVSVNTKSSNKNTAPTATTETKPAKPVINQNALYKGKSNKGTGGGDGTGTTPGNQGDKDGDPLANNYGEGGSGFGETPIALRKFTNLVTPQDDGQKTGKIAVRIKINKSGVVIDATPGVKGTTLNDRELWQKCKQAVMGARLTQSESAPDVQIGVVVFNFKVK comes from the coding sequence ATGATGTACCCAAAGGAAGAAAACAATTATCCTAAAGCAGTAGCCATTTCTACTGGTATTATGATTTTCCTCATCGCTTTGAGTTTCTTCATCGCGATAGGAACATTCCAGCCTCCTGTAGAGGCGGGTATGGGGGGAATTGTGGTCAATTACGGAACATCTGTCACAGGAATGGGAACAGACTATACAAGTATAGAGGAACCTTCCGCAGATCCGAATGCCAATAACAAACCACCAGATAAAGTGGTTCCAAAAGAACCAACCAAGGAAACCCCAACTAATCAGAACAGCACTAAAGAGATCGTTACGCAAAGTACGGAAGAGGCAGTGAGTGTCAATACAAAAAGCAGTAATAAGAACACCGCTCCCACTGCAACTACGGAGACTAAACCTGCCAAACCTGTAATCAATCAGAATGCTTTGTATAAAGGTAAATCTAATAAAGGTACAGGTGGTGGTGATGGAACCGGTACTACTCCGGGAAACCAGGGCGACAAAGACGGAGATCCGCTAGCCAATAATTATGGCGAAGGTGGATCCGGATTTGGGGAGACCCCTATTGCACTTAGAAAGTTTACAAACCTCGTTACTCCTCAGGATGACGGGCAAAAAACGGGAAAAATTGCAGTGAGGATCAAGATCAATAAAAGCGGTGTTGTGATTGATGCAACACCTGGAGTGAAGGGGACGACTCTGAATGACAGAGAGCTGTGGCAAAAATGCAAACAAGCCGTAATGGGTGCACGCCTGACCCAATCTGAATCTGCCCCTGATGTTCAAATCGGAGTGGTGGTATTCAACTTTAAAGTGAAATAA